One window of Quercus robur chromosome 12, dhQueRobu3.1, whole genome shotgun sequence genomic DNA carries:
- the LOC126709403 gene encoding B3 domain-containing protein At2g33720-like: protein MELQRLLFSPYHFILADNPLPEIMKQEYYQSSEQAKECEEECSHVSTELTLSSCEFQNETKKFQTRKTTFSSCCTPREELTLSFEFQTETKKLQTAETSFATITTPTELTHSCEFQTITKNLPLQASETSFFTTKPTEELVKFLSNNDDQYTEQEVSTALKLCDESWISKKRKIAEKRHWGGSRKLIKLSDDPWKIKKKLTESDLGHLSRLLVRTSLVKNHVLPFLGADCAREVESKGIRVIVWDKDTKSKHQLVFKQWRTSKSYVFIGMWHQDFVIRRELKQGDEIGLYWDSNTSMFNFCVRQRARVKQLSETFSVSLGYKKRNYVCF from the coding sequence ATGGAACTGCAACGACTATTGTTCAGTCCGTACCACTTTATCTTGGCTGACAACCCATTACCAGAAATCATGAAGCAAGAGTACTACCAAAGCTCTGAGCAAGCAAAGGAATGTGAAGAGGAATGTAGCCACGTTTCAACTGAACTAACACTTTCTTCTTGTGAGTTTCAGAATGAAACAAAGAAGTTTCAAACAAGAAAAActactttttcttcttgttgtaCCCCAAGGGAAGAACTAACACTTTCTTTTGAGTTTCAGACTGAAACCAAGAAGCTTCAAACAGCCGAAACTAGTTTTGCTACTATTACTACGCCCACTGAACTAACACATTCTTGTGAGTTTCAGACCATAACCAAGAACCTTCCATTACAAGCAAGCGAAACTAGTTTTTTTACTACTAAGCCAACTGAGGAGTTAGTCAAGTTCTTGAGCAATAACGATGATCAGTACACAGAACAAGAAGTTTCAACGGCATTGAAGCTGTGCGATGAGTCATGGATTTCCAAGAAGAGAAAGATAGCTGAAAAGAGGCATTGGGGTGGTTCAAGGAAGCTGATCAAGCTTTCTGATGATCCTTGGAAAATCAAGAAGAAGCTCACGGAGAGTGATCTTGGGCATTTGAGCCGGCTCTTGGTGCGAACAAGTTTGGTTAAGAACCATGTTTTGCCATTCTTGGGTGCTGATTGTGCTAGAGAGGTTGAGAGTAAAGGCATCCGAGTTATAGTTTGGGACAAAGATACAAAGTCCAAGCACCAGTTGGTTTTCAAACAGTGGAGAACATCTAAGAGTTATGTTTTCATTGGAATGTGGCACCAGGATTTTGTTATCAGGAGGGAGTTGAAGCAAGGTGATGAGATTGGACTTTACTGGGATTCAAATACTTCCATGTTCAATTTTTGTGTTCGTCAACGGGCTCGGGTGAAACAACTATCTGAAACTTTTTCTGTATCTCTGGGTTATAAGAAAAGGAACTATGTATGCTTTTAG